The following coding sequences are from one Methanococcoides orientis window:
- the gpmI gene encoding 2,3-bisphosphoglycerate-independent phosphoglycerate mutase gives MKLTKRPLLLMILDGWGYSPEDKGNAIALADTSNLDHLVEEYPDTILSASGEDVGLPEGQMGNSEVGHLNIGAGRVVYQDLTRINRDIVNGDFFKNPVLLEAINNAKEKGSALHLMGLFSYGGVHSHMDHMRALIEFAKNKGLDRIYIHAFLDGRDVPPRAALEDMKEHVRLCESTGCARTATVAGRYYAMDRDNRWDRVQAAYDAITQGIGFQSKDPVSAISEGYERDEDDEFIKPTVIVDENGKPVATIRDNDSVIFFNFRPDRARELTYAFVNDDFDKFERKVHPEVHYVCMSEYDEKLTVPIAFPSEELKNTLGEVLSKAGIKQLRIAETEKYAHVTFFFNGGVEKQNEGEERCMIPSPKVATYDLKPEMSAYEVTEELIKKIGSDDYDVIILNLANMDMVGHTGIMEAAIKAVEDVDDCVGKIVDRVLKAGGEAMIMADHGNAEKMVDHSTEQGHVHTAHTSNPVRFVYVTKDKGISLSKGRLSDVAPTILNVMNIEQPAEMTGHSLIIKE, from the coding sequence ATGAAATTAACTAAAAGACCACTCCTTTTGATGATACTGGACGGCTGGGGATACTCACCGGAAGATAAAGGAAATGCCATCGCACTGGCTGACACCAGCAACCTTGATCATCTGGTAGAGGAGTATCCAGATACGATACTCAGTGCTTCGGGAGAGGACGTCGGGCTTCCTGAAGGGCAGATGGGGAACTCAGAGGTAGGGCACCTGAACATAGGAGCAGGACGTGTTGTTTACCAGGACCTGACCCGTATCAACCGGGATATTGTCAACGGAGATTTCTTCAAAAACCCTGTGTTGCTGGAAGCTATCAATAATGCAAAGGAGAAAGGTTCAGCCCTTCATTTGATGGGACTTTTTTCATATGGAGGAGTACACAGCCATATGGACCACATGCGTGCACTCATTGAATTTGCGAAGAACAAAGGACTTGACAGGATCTACATACATGCATTCCTTGATGGTCGCGATGTTCCGCCAAGAGCAGCTCTTGAAGATATGAAAGAGCACGTCAGGCTCTGCGAATCCACAGGGTGTGCAAGAACAGCGACAGTCGCTGGAAGATACTATGCAATGGACAGGGATAACCGCTGGGATCGTGTACAGGCAGCATATGATGCCATCACCCAGGGAATAGGATTTCAGTCAAAGGACCCGGTATCCGCGATTTCAGAAGGTTACGAAAGAGATGAGGATGATGAGTTCATCAAACCTACGGTGATTGTCGATGAGAATGGAAAACCTGTTGCCACGATCAGAGATAATGATTCCGTGATATTCTTCAATTTCAGGCCTGACCGTGCAAGAGAGCTTACATACGCCTTTGTAAACGACGATTTCGATAAATTCGAACGCAAGGTGCATCCTGAAGTTCACTACGTATGCATGTCCGAATATGATGAAAAACTGACAGTGCCCATTGCATTCCCTTCAGAGGAACTTAAGAACACACTCGGAGAGGTCCTCAGCAAGGCAGGGATAAAGCAGTTGCGCATTGCAGAAACTGAAAAGTACGCCCATGTAACATTCTTCTTCAACGGAGGAGTGGAAAAACAGAACGAAGGTGAGGAAAGATGCATGATCCCATCGCCAAAGGTTGCTACCTATGACCTCAAACCTGAAATGAGTGCATACGAGGTCACCGAAGAGCTCATCAAAAAGATAGGATCCGATGATTATGACGTGATCATACTGAATCTGGCGAACATGGACATGGTCGGACACACCGGAATAATGGAAGCTGCCATCAAAGCAGTGGAAGACGTTGATGATTGTGTTGGAAAGATAGTCGACCGTGTCTTGAAAGCAGGAGGAGAGGCCATGATAATGGCTGACCATGGAAATGCAGAAAAGATGGTCGATCACTCCACAGAGCAAGGACACGTCCACACTGCACATACAAGTAACCCGGTTCGCTTTGTATATGTTACAAAGGACAAAGGAATTTCACTATCAAAGGGCAGGCTTTCGGATGTAGCCCCCACCATCCTGAACGTCATGAACATAGAACAGCCAGCCGAAATGACAGGTCATTCCCTGATAATAAAAGAATAA
- a CDS encoding aspartate-semialdehyde dehydrogenase, with product MSYKIGIMGATGAVGREIVEVLHDRNFPVESLRLYASERSAGKTIETPFGAITIENAGSADYSQLDIAFFAISGGWSKENAKKATDAGCYVVDNSSAFRYDDAVPLVVPEINTDAIGDSKLIANPNCTTAIAAIPLYNLHKEYGLKKVIISTYQATSGAGAAGMSELTEETRNYLEGKDVKNEVFAHPIAFNTIPHIDSFQDNDYTREEMKVVWETRKIFGEPDIAISCTCVRIPTMRVHGESIVIETEKAISPGDAKKLLGEIEGVELKDDIENNVYPMPLTATKKYDVEVGRIRQNLVFGDHGLEFFVCGDQILKGAALNAVQIAEKL from the coding sequence ATGAGTTACAAGATAGGAATTATGGGCGCTACTGGTGCAGTGGGCAGGGAAATCGTCGAAGTTCTTCATGACAGGAACTTTCCTGTGGAAAGCTTAAGGCTCTATGCATCCGAGAGAAGTGCAGGTAAAACGATCGAGACACCTTTCGGTGCCATCACTATTGAAAATGCCGGCTCGGCAGATTATTCACAGCTTGACATTGCATTTTTTGCGATCAGCGGGGGCTGGAGCAAGGAGAATGCCAAAAAGGCAACAGATGCAGGTTGCTACGTGGTCGACAATAGCAGTGCATTCCGGTATGATGATGCGGTGCCATTAGTTGTTCCTGAGATCAATACTGATGCTATCGGTGACTCTAAGCTTATCGCCAATCCTAACTGTACGACTGCCATTGCAGCCATTCCTCTGTACAACCTCCACAAGGAGTATGGTCTGAAGAAGGTCATCATCAGCACCTATCAGGCTACCAGTGGAGCCGGAGCTGCAGGAATGAGCGAACTGACCGAGGAGACCAGAAACTATCTGGAAGGCAAGGATGTCAAGAACGAGGTCTTTGCTCATCCTATTGCCTTTAACACAATTCCGCACATCGACAGTTTCCAGGACAACGATTACACCCGTGAGGAGATGAAGGTCGTCTGGGAAACCAGAAAGATATTCGGTGAACCTGATATAGCTATCAGCTGCACATGTGTAAGGATTCCTACAATGAGAGTACATGGGGAAAGCATAGTGATCGAGACCGAAAAGGCGATCTCACCTGGGGATGCAAAGAAATTATTGGGCGAAATCGAGGGCGTTGAACTAAAAGATGATATTGAGAACAACGTTTACCCGATGCCACTGACTGCCACCAAAAAGTATGATGTGGAAGTTGGCAGAATCAGGCAGAACCTTGTATTCGGTGACCACGGTCTAGAGTTCTTCGTATGTGGTGACCAGATCCTCAAAGGCGCCGCTTTGAATGCTGTGCAGATAGCTGAAAAACTTTAA